In Rhodamnia argentea isolate NSW1041297 chromosome 11, ASM2092103v1, whole genome shotgun sequence, one genomic interval encodes:
- the LOC115747227 gene encoding gamma-glutamyl peptidase 5-like — translation MGVKRFAVLLCAQDSEYMRSQYGGYHGVFKGMLGEEGEVWDVYRVSAGELPDDGEIELYDGFVITGSCNDAHGDDAWICELVSLLRKLDSMKKKVLGICFGHQILGRALGGKVGRAESWDIGLTTIQLSPSSKHFSSLELPAQLSVIECHRDELMELPEKAELMAWSDKTGIEMFRYGDHMMGIQGHPEYTLDILLHLIDRLVLRDLITESYADDLKANMGTCEPDREAWEKLCINFLKGGFL, via the exons ATGGGGGTGAAGAGGTTCGCGGTGCTGCTGTGCGCGCAGGATTCGGAGTACATGAGGAGTCAGTACGGGGGGTATCATGGGGTTTTCAAGGGAATGCTGGGCGAGGAGGGGGAGGTCTGGGACGTGTACCGCGTGTCCGCCGGGGAGCTCCCCGACGACGGCGAGATCGAGCTCTACGACGGCTTCGTCATCACCGGCAGCTGCAACGACGCCCACGGCGACGACGCCTGGATCTGCGAGCTCGTCAGCCTGCTGAGGAAGCTCGACTCCATGAAGAAGAAGGTCCTCGGCATTTGCTTCGGGCACCAG ATATTGGGGCGTGCACTGGGAGGCAAAGTTGGACGTGCCGAATCATGGGACATAGGACTGACAACTATACAACTCTCTCCATCCTCTAAGCACTTCTCATCGCTCGAACTTCCTGCACAACTCTCTGTGATCGAATGCCACCGGGATGAG CTGATGGAACTGCCGGAAAAAGCGGAGTTGATGGCATGGTCGGACAAAACGGGGATCGAGATGTTTAGGTATGGGGATCATATGATGGGCATTCAAGGCCACCCAGAGTACACCCTCGACATCCTTCTCCACCTCATCGACCGTCTCGTCCTTCGCGACCTCATCACC GAGTCGTATGCTGATGATCTGAAGGCCAACATGGGGACATGTGAGCCGGACAGGGAGGCGTGGGAGAAACTCTGCATCAACTTTCTCAAGGGTGGTTTCTTGTGA
- the LOC115747226 gene encoding anthocyanidin 3-O-glucosyltransferase 7-like: protein MGEAVSETGTGISCLISDAFLSFSGELAEEMRVPWILVWISMPYPLYVYTNIRLIRQICSNSPPTVPDGHDGRARKVIPDVPEVLVGDLPEGVLAPGDLESDLVGILGNLGALLPRASAIAMNFYHELDPTALTNNLRNTLPNLLYLGFLTLSLPPPPKPESPPLDSDINRHCMSWLERQKPRSVAYIGFGTLAILPENELHALAAALEESNVPYIWSLQDNLKEKLPSQFLQRIGARGIVVSWAPQIEVLAHSSTGVFVTHCGSNSVYESVANGVPMICRPFFGDHRMNGRIVEEVWEIGVRVEGGVITKDGVLKSLRLLLVDQAGKAMREKVRALKKLVQVAAGPSGRAAEDFRSLLKIVS from the coding sequence ATGGGTGAGGCGGTCTCAGAGACGGGCACGGGGATCAGCTGCTTGATATCGGACGCGTTCTTATCGTTCTCCGGAGAACTGGCGGAAGAAATGCGCGTTCCGTGGATCCTAGTGTGGATTTCGATGCCGTATCCCCTCTATGTATACACAAACATCCGCCTGATCCGGCAAATATGCTCAAACTCTCCTCCTACAGTTCCTGATGGCCATGACGGACGTGCCCGCAAAGTCATCCCGGATGTGCCCGAAGTTCTCGTCGGAGATTTGCCCGAAGGGGTACTTGCGCCGGGTGATTTAGAATCGGATCTGGTAGGAATTCTGGGTAATCTCGGAGCTCTGTTGCCAAGAGCCAGCGCGATTGCCATGAACTTTTACCATGAGCTAGATCCTACTGCTCTCACAAACAATCTCAGGAATACTTTGCCAAACTTGCTGTACTTGGGTTTTCTCACCTTATCGTTGCCGCCGCCTCCGAAGCCAGAGTCTCCGCCGTTGGATTCCGACATAAACCGTCACTGCATGTCTTGGCTAGAAAGGCAGAAGCCTAGATCCGTCGCATATATAGGATTCGGGACACTAGCAATACTTCCTGAGAATGAGCTTCACGCCTTGGCGGCAGCACTTGAAGAAAGTAACGTCCCTTACATTTGGTCCCTACAAGACAATTTGAAGGAAAAACTCCCAAGCCAGTTCCTTCAGAGAATTGGTGCGAGAGGCATCGTCGTTTCATGGGCCCCACAGATTGAAGTATTAGCTCACTCGTCGACCGGTGTATTTGTAACTCATTGTGGGAGCAACTCTGTGTACGAGAGCGTGGCGAATGGCGTGCCGATGATATGCAGGCCTTTCTTTGGAGATCACAGGATGAATGGTAGGATTGTAGAGGAGGTGTGGGAGATTGGTGTCCGTGTTGAAGGCGGGGTCATAACCAAGGACGGCGTACTCAAAAGCCTCCGGCTTCTTTTGGTCGATCAAGCAGGTAAGGCGATGAGAGAGAAGGTCCGTGCTCTCAAAAAACTTGTTCAAGTGGCGGCCGGACCTAGTGGCAGAGCTGCTGAGGACTTCAGGAGTTTGTTGAAAATAGTTTCATGA
- the LOC115747266 gene encoding hemiasterlin resistant protein 1, with protein MPRRSGGRSAPRAAPRPAPGILLETVNRAPPPAPAQGGGGSMLSGIGSTIAQGMAFGTGSAVAHRAVDSVLGPRTIQHETVAAAAPEATTSSSAGADACNIHSKAFQDCVNNFGSDISKCQFYMDMLAECRKNNGSMLGA; from the exons ATGCCTCGCCGCTCTGGAG GAAGATCTGCTCCCCGTGCAGCCCCTCGTCCTGCACCAGGTATTCTT CTTGAAACAGTTAACCGTGCTCCTCCTCCAGCCCCTGCTCAAGGTGGCGGTGGTTCTATGTTAAGTGGCATTGGTTCGACCATAGCTCAAG GTATGGCTTTTGGTACTGGAAGTGCTGTGGCTCACAGGGCTGTGGATTCTGTGCTTGGTCCTCGCACTATTCAACATGAGACAGTGGCGGCTGCTGCCCCTGAAGCCACTACAAGCAGCAGTGCTGGTGCTGATGCCTGCAACATTCACTCTAAGGCCTTCCAAGAT TGCGTTAACAACTTTGGGAGTGACATCAGCAAGTGCCAGTTCTACATGGATATGTTGGCAGAGTGCAGGAAGAACAATGGTTCTATGCTGGGAGCCTAA